A stretch of the Strigops habroptila isolate Jane chromosome 15, bStrHab1.2.pri, whole genome shotgun sequence genome encodes the following:
- the LOC115617061 gene encoding uncharacterized protein LOC115617061, translating into MVLVRWQGWEAAGPGLAVPAEPRLPPVPSPAPSSPGTSLRARGAGCGRFPSHTNRARTPVAVASRIPPLPAAWELGTMAGSELGDSERAWQWARLRGFGGCISAGLGLTGALWGAGAPQVALEDRPERDTGGIMEKTRSSFLHCLTTLWWESSIRELQGGLSGSPTAFHGWVWSVVQGPGVVVSKPCSWQIFGETLPQAHHVMLQVLFMVPWVRAGCPKVPCECQRLYVPSSQDEDSPLLIPSILCILFLCSTHTCWKLSILQCWSIANPGCRALPELETLYPRRRSDATATACEGAQHRGAGS; encoded by the coding sequence ATGGTCCTGGTGCGGTGGCAGGGATGGGAAGCAGCGGGGCCAGGCCTGGCTGTGCCCGCAGAGCCCCGGCTGCCCCCTGTgccttcaccagctccatcctCTCCCGGCACAAGTCTGCGGGCTCGGGGAGCAGGATGCGGCCGGTTTCCCTCGCACACAAACAGGGCACGTACACCGGTGGCTGTGGCTTCCCGgatccctcctctccctgctgcttggGAGCTTGGGACCATGGCTGGTTCAGAGCTGGGGGACTCAGAAAGGGCCTGGCAATGGGCACGTCTTAGAGGCTTTGGGGGCTGCATCTCTGCAGGGTTGGGTCTCACAGGGGCACTGTGGGGAGCTGGGGCCCCCCAAGTTGCTCTGGAAGATAGGCCAGAGAGGGACACTGGAGGtatcatggagaagacaaggtCCTCCTTCCTGCACTGCCTCACCACGCTTTGGTGGGAGTCCAGCATCAGAGAACTTCAGGGAGGCCTCAGTGGCAGCCCCACTGCATTCCATGGCTGGGTTTGGTCTGTGGTACAGGGCCCTGGGGTGGTAGTTTCAAAGCCCTGCAGTTGGCAGATCTTTGGGGAAACACTTCCCCAAGCCCACCATGTCATGTTGCAGGTCCTCTTCATGGTCCCCTGGGTCAGGGCAGGCTGCCCAAAAGTTCCCTGTGAATGTCAAAGACTTTATGTCCCAAGCTCACAAGATGAAGACTCACCACTGCTCATCCcaagtattttatgtattttatttctctgcagcacCCACACTTGTTGGAAGCTCAGCATCCTCCAATGCTGGAGCATTGCAAACCCTGGGTGCAGGGCCTTGCCAGAGCTGGAGACCCTGTACCCGAGACGCAGAAGTGATGCTACTGCAACAGCATGTGAGGGAGCTCAGCACCgtggtgctgggagctga